From a single Methylacidiphilum kamchatkense Kam1 genomic region:
- a CDS encoding tetratricopeptide repeat protein, translating to MPDIKNKERIGPILNINRTFFLIVCSSFLFFFQPLESHGRIQKSTPTPKTDGVSTPQDWFLEAYFITREADGLLSSKNYLEAEKKYRIAYSLLGSLRATYPEWETAIVRYRTKYVKEKLEHLSRLNAQNTTTEKKKFQEDFEQNNDLSLLINPQPPVSLEELQALKNKIANLSKQLELLRKEKEALLENLPYNQPKSRTETFKTESTKNQAFQGMTLQELSHLPQIKDQQRNRKSLTYQLEKALEEAKKTAQQLKEENNLLKKELQDVQSSLHNQKEISQKPNETSQLAILQRENMVLKKTLGQLLDKQKRIEEEKEALALELEKANKLLAFIGEKEEVLGERLASKVTKESMTALKQKTQVEPSAQSLAFRKESVVEEIRNLFDRGARLYSEKRYKEAYEVYHKVLSLDPSSGIGWLNLGLVALAMEKNSEASLYLKKAVELLPRDPMPYALLGQLYFQNGSLAAATEMVEKAVKLDPQNAKLRKELGEIYKARGLELLAAKELNKAIELNPYDGMAHFDLALVYVSYNPPLIAQAKRHYRDALSLGVPKDERLEQKIGYSTQR from the coding sequence ATGCCAGACATTAAAAATAAAGAAAGAATAGGGCCTATCCTGAATATTAATAGGACTTTTTTTTTAATTGTTTGTTCTTCTTTCCTTTTTTTCTTTCAACCTCTAGAAAGCCACGGCAGAATACAAAAATCAACTCCTACTCCAAAAACAGATGGGGTGTCAACGCCTCAGGATTGGTTTCTGGAAGCTTATTTTATCACAAGAGAAGCTGATGGTCTTCTTTCTTCTAAAAATTATCTAGAAGCTGAAAAAAAATATCGAATCGCCTACAGTTTACTTGGTTCATTAAGAGCTACTTATCCAGAATGGGAAACAGCTATTGTCCGCTATCGAACCAAATATGTTAAGGAAAAGCTCGAGCATCTCTCTCGTTTAAATGCTCAGAATACTACTACCGAAAAAAAAAAGTTTCAGGAAGACTTCGAACAAAACAACGACCTAAGTCTGTTGATCAATCCCCAACCTCCCGTAAGCCTGGAGGAACTGCAAGCTCTCAAAAACAAGATAGCCAACCTCTCCAAGCAACTAGAATTATTGAGAAAGGAAAAGGAAGCTCTTCTGGAGAATCTCCCTTACAATCAGCCGAAGTCAAGAACGGAAACGTTCAAAACCGAATCAACAAAAAACCAAGCCTTTCAGGGAATGACATTACAAGAACTCTCCCATCTTCCCCAAATCAAAGACCAACAAAGGAATCGAAAAAGTCTTACCTACCAATTGGAAAAAGCTCTGGAGGAAGCAAAAAAAACCGCTCAACAGCTAAAGGAAGAAAATAACCTATTGAAAAAAGAGCTTCAAGATGTCCAATCTAGTTTACATAATCAAAAAGAAATCTCTCAAAAGCCAAACGAAACCAGTCAGTTAGCTATTCTTCAGAGGGAAAATATGGTTCTTAAAAAAACCCTTGGCCAACTTTTGGACAAACAAAAGCGGATTGAGGAGGAAAAAGAAGCCTTGGCTTTAGAATTAGAAAAAGCAAATAAATTGTTGGCTTTTATAGGAGAAAAAGAAGAGGTTTTGGGAGAGAGATTGGCTTCTAAAGTTACTAAAGAATCAATGACAGCCTTGAAGCAAAAGACGCAAGTTGAGCCATCCGCGCAAAGCTTGGCTTTCAGAAAGGAATCGGTCGTGGAAGAGATTCGAAATCTTTTTGATCGAGGAGCAAGGCTCTATAGTGAGAAAAGATATAAGGAAGCCTATGAGGTATATCATAAAGTTCTTAGTCTTGATCCATCAAGCGGCATTGGATGGTTGAATTTAGGCCTTGTAGCTCTAGCAATGGAAAAAAATTCTGAAGCCTCTCTGTATTTGAAAAAAGCAGTTGAACTCCTTCCTAGAGATCCAATGCCCTACGCTTTGTTGGGACAGCTTTATTTTCAGAATGGTTCTTTAGCAGCTGCGACTGAAATGGTCGAAAAAGCCGTAAAACTGGATCCTCAAAATGCTAAACTTCGAAAAGAGCTTGGAGAAATTTACAAGGCAAGGGGATTAGAATTATTGGCTGCCAAAGAGCTGAATAAAGCTATTGAATTGAACCCATATGATGGAATGGCTCATTTCGATTTAGCTTTAGTATATGTCTCTTATAATCCTCCCTTGATAGCTCAAGCGAAACGGCACTATAGAGATGCTCTTTCATTGGGAGTTCCTAAGGATGAACGACTAGAACAAAAAATCGGATACTCAACCCAAAGATAA
- a CDS encoding alpha-ketoacid dehydrogenase subunit beta: MANLTYRQALNEALSEELERDHTVFLIGEEVGEYGGAFKVSQGLLKKFGPERIIDTPISEAAFTGLAVGAVMYGLRPIVEFMNWSFALVAFDQIINNAGSIRFMSGGQFKFPIVFRGPSGGGTQIGATHSHALENWLANVPTFTVINPAFPADAKGLLKSAIRSNNPVCFFEGERLYGIQGEVPEEKDFLVPIGKAQIVTEGKDVTVLSSGFSTHVVLQALETLSKENISVEIIDLRTIKPYDFDLIASSIQKTNRLVIVEEGKPFAGWGAQIAYDVQQLLFDELDAPIYRVSNLDIPNPYNGKLEQEILPNPLRVIQAVHNVLK; the protein is encoded by the coding sequence ATGGCTAATCTTACTTATCGACAGGCTCTCAATGAAGCATTGAGTGAGGAACTTGAAAGAGATCACACTGTATTTTTAATTGGCGAAGAGGTTGGAGAATACGGAGGAGCTTTTAAAGTTTCTCAAGGACTCTTAAAGAAGTTTGGACCAGAACGGATCATTGATACGCCAATTTCAGAAGCAGCCTTCACAGGCTTAGCCGTTGGAGCGGTAATGTATGGTCTAAGGCCAATCGTTGAGTTCATGAACTGGAGCTTTGCATTGGTTGCTTTTGATCAAATTATAAACAATGCTGGTTCCATTAGATTTATGTCTGGAGGTCAATTTAAATTTCCTATAGTCTTTCGCGGTCCTTCTGGTGGCGGAACTCAAATAGGAGCCACCCATTCTCATGCCCTGGAAAATTGGCTTGCCAATGTTCCTACCTTTACTGTCATTAATCCAGCTTTTCCTGCTGACGCCAAAGGACTATTGAAAAGTGCCATTCGGTCGAACAACCCTGTTTGTTTTTTCGAAGGAGAAAGACTTTATGGGATTCAAGGCGAGGTACCCGAAGAAAAAGATTTTCTTGTACCAATTGGTAAGGCACAGATTGTTACCGAAGGAAAAGATGTAACTGTGCTTTCTAGCGGTTTTTCAACACACGTCGTGCTTCAAGCCTTAGAAACACTATCCAAGGAGAACATTTCGGTTGAAATTATCGATCTAAGAACCATTAAACCCTACGATTTCGATCTAATTGCTTCTTCCATACAAAAAACCAACAGACTTGTCATTGTCGAGGAAGGGAAACCTTTTGCTGGCTGGGGAGCTCAAATTGCTTATGATGTGCAACAACTTCTGTTTGATGAACTCGATGCGCCCATTTATCGAGTTTCAAATTTAGACATTCCCAATCCATACAATGGAAAACTAGAACAAGAGATCCTACCCAATCCCTTAAGAGTAATACAGGCCGTTCACAATGTTTTAAAATAG
- the pdhA gene encoding pyruvate dehydrogenase (acetyl-transferring) E1 component subunit alpha, with protein sequence MVDNISFSEQVHEDFKSSGLSELPKEVRLELYKTMVLIRRFEEKSSQSFMQAKIKGFCHLCIGQEAIAVGVCTAIGPEDVVITAYRDHGIALARGVSPKACMAELYGKSTGTSKGMGGSMHLFDKKKKFFGGHAIVAAQCPIAAGVAFAQRYLKENTITVCLLGDGAVNQGVFHETLNLVSLWKLPVVYVIENNQYAMGTEIHRSTAGLPLVKKSVAYDMAGMVIDGMNVEEVRKKVLEAANLARNENCPVLIEARTYRFRGHSMSDPDTYRTKEEIAEAKKRDPIALYSQLLLDQGILTRDLITQIDKEIKKVIQEAVQYAESSPEPDLDLARKICFAEEDLIEPPQRPLYGLIVD encoded by the coding sequence ATGGTTGACAATATATCCTTCTCAGAACAGGTACACGAAGACTTTAAAAGTAGTGGTCTTTCAGAATTACCCAAGGAAGTGAGACTTGAGCTGTACAAGACGATGGTTTTGATACGAAGATTTGAAGAAAAATCTTCTCAATCTTTTATGCAGGCAAAAATTAAAGGCTTTTGTCATCTTTGCATTGGACAAGAAGCCATCGCAGTAGGTGTTTGTACAGCTATAGGGCCTGAAGATGTTGTTATCACAGCCTATAGAGATCATGGCATAGCCCTGGCTCGAGGAGTTTCCCCTAAAGCATGCATGGCTGAACTTTATGGAAAATCAACAGGCACATCCAAAGGCATGGGGGGGTCGATGCATCTTTTTGATAAGAAAAAGAAATTTTTCGGTGGTCATGCTATCGTAGCGGCCCAATGTCCCATAGCTGCAGGCGTTGCCTTTGCTCAGCGATATCTTAAAGAGAACACTATTACGGTGTGTCTTTTGGGTGATGGAGCCGTTAATCAAGGGGTATTTCATGAAACTCTCAACCTTGTTTCCTTATGGAAACTTCCTGTCGTGTATGTTATAGAGAATAATCAATATGCAATGGGCACCGAAATTCACAGATCGACTGCTGGTTTGCCCCTTGTAAAAAAATCTGTTGCCTACGACATGGCGGGCATGGTTATTGATGGGATGAATGTGGAAGAAGTAAGGAAAAAAGTGCTAGAAGCAGCCAATCTTGCCAGAAACGAAAACTGCCCTGTTTTAATTGAAGCAAGGACTTATAGATTTAGGGGTCATTCAATGTCAGATCCTGATACGTACCGAACAAAAGAGGAAATTGCGGAAGCTAAAAAAAGAGATCCAATAGCCCTTTATAGCCAACTACTCTTAGACCAGGGGATTTTAACAAGGGACCTCATTACTCAGATTGATAAAGAAATCAAAAAAGTGATTCAAGAAGCTGTGCAATATGCTGAATCGAGTCCTGAACCTGATCTTGATTTGGCAAGGAAAATTTGTTTTGCAGAGGAAGATCTGATCGAGCCGCCTCAAAGGCCCTTGTATGGACTTATTGTCGACTAA
- a CDS encoding aspartate aminotransferase family protein, protein MGKEKNIPGKKSRALSEELSSYECHNITAISSNGPIFWQKAKGVHVWDVDGNKYLDLSGGFGVAALGYSHPKIYRSLIKQLDRLWHVLGDVYPSKEKVELCRLLSQITFEKWEHQRGKVILGCTGSDAIEAALKTAFFHTKKNKFITFYGGYHGLSLGALAVNGLDNFRKPLEGLYAPVASFLPYPSCFYCIEKSQSLTLKNCPCEPLFEEKLEKMMHEGYGAILFEPLQGRGGVVEPPDWFLPLLRRVSAKHNILLIADEIFTGLYRTGKRFGCDVAGIVPDIICLGKSMAGAFPISACIGRENVMDSWPKNDGEAIHTSTFLGNPIGCRMAIEQIKELEKKHEQLLIKEKGEYFLSLLNNLSKRFSCLKNPRGKGLFLGVDIVDEKGCPAPEIAAKIVIKMLQKGIIILTEGPCRNVLSFTPPLIVTFKQIGSVIRILEQIITIVLKETKWS, encoded by the coding sequence ATGGGAAAAGAAAAAAATATTCCTGGAAAAAAGTCAAGGGCATTATCTGAAGAGCTTTCCAGTTATGAGTGTCATAATATCACTGCTATTTCCTCTAACGGTCCTATTTTCTGGCAGAAAGCAAAAGGGGTTCACGTATGGGATGTCGACGGGAATAAATATTTAGACCTCAGTGGAGGATTTGGTGTCGCCGCTTTAGGCTATAGCCATCCAAAAATCTATCGTTCTCTTATAAAGCAATTAGACAGACTTTGGCATGTGCTGGGTGATGTCTATCCTTCAAAAGAAAAAGTAGAGCTCTGTCGATTGCTCTCTCAAATTACCTTTGAAAAATGGGAACATCAAAGAGGGAAAGTCATCTTGGGCTGTACTGGGAGCGATGCAATAGAAGCTGCATTAAAAACAGCATTTTTCCATACGAAAAAAAACAAATTTATTACTTTTTACGGTGGATATCATGGGCTTTCTTTGGGAGCATTAGCAGTCAATGGACTAGATAATTTTCGAAAACCTTTGGAAGGATTATATGCTCCAGTTGCTTCTTTTCTTCCCTATCCTAGTTGTTTTTATTGTATTGAGAAATCTCAAAGTTTGACTCTAAAGAATTGTCCTTGTGAGCCACTTTTCGAAGAAAAATTAGAAAAAATGATGCACGAGGGCTATGGAGCTATTCTTTTCGAACCGCTTCAAGGAAGGGGAGGGGTTGTTGAACCACCGGATTGGTTCCTCCCTCTTTTGCGTAGGGTAAGCGCCAAACACAATATTTTGCTCATAGCCGATGAGATTTTTACTGGCCTTTATCGGACCGGAAAAAGATTTGGTTGTGATGTAGCTGGGATTGTACCAGATATCATATGTCTTGGGAAATCTATGGCTGGTGCCTTTCCTATTTCAGCATGTATTGGAAGAGAAAATGTGATGGATAGCTGGCCTAAAAATGACGGGGAAGCGATCCATACTTCCACATTTCTTGGTAACCCAATTGGCTGTCGCATGGCTATCGAACAGATCAAGGAATTAGAAAAAAAGCATGAACAGCTTCTCATCAAAGAAAAGGGGGAATATTTCTTATCGCTGCTTAATAACTTATCAAAACGTTTTAGCTGTTTAAAAAATCCTCGTGGCAAAGGTTTGTTTTTGGGGGTCGATATCGTTGATGAAAAAGGTTGTCCTGCCCCAGAGATTGCCGCAAAAATTGTTATCAAGATGCTTCAAAAAGGAATTATAATTCTCACGGAAGGACCTTGTAGGAATGTTCTCAGTTTTACCCCTCCATTGATTGTCACCTTTAAACAAATAGGCTCTGTGATACGAATTTTGGAACAAATCATTACAATAGTTCTAAAAGAAACCAAATGGAGCTAA
- a CDS encoding Dabb family protein, producing MIHHLCFLSSQNVSSPEQIDNLMIETRVRLLKIPEIMNLRVGKNISPNGSYFFFFSFDVDSIEKLELVKQSPYYYQFEKQILAPLSAIRTEYDFEMEPRSK from the coding sequence ATGATTCATCATCTATGTTTTTTATCTTCTCAAAACGTTTCGAGTCCTGAACAAATCGATAATCTAATGATTGAAACTCGAGTAAGATTATTGAAAATACCAGAAATAATGAATTTAAGAGTAGGCAAAAATATTTCGCCCAATGGCTCTTATTTCTTCTTTTTTTCTTTCGATGTGGATTCCATAGAAAAACTGGAGCTGGTTAAGCAAAGCCCTTACTATTATCAATTTGAAAAACAGATATTGGCTCCACTTTCCGCCATCAGAACCGAATATGATTTCGAAATGGAACCTAGGAGCAAATGA
- a CDS encoding bactofilin family protein: MIGNFLRKSEPNKPQETKIIPPTPPEPFGSPPPTPVPLEKSLQEKEKQREQEKTIEIKREVTSSEPKKGFREAQVSEKLFNVLATGTKFSGSIAFQNQLVVNGHFEGQIYSNEGTLIIGEKAVVHAQVEVGSVLISGQFSGNIHAADLTELKNGSEVFGDVKTRRLKVEEGSILSGKCECTAKSLRDR, encoded by the coding sequence ATGATTGGAAATTTTCTAAGAAAAAGCGAACCTAACAAACCGCAGGAAACTAAAATAATCCCTCCTACGCCTCCTGAGCCATTCGGTAGTCCTCCTCCCACCCCTGTTCCATTGGAAAAATCCCTGCAAGAAAAAGAAAAACAAAGGGAACAAGAAAAAACAATCGAAATCAAAAGGGAAGTTACCAGTAGTGAACCAAAAAAAGGTTTTAGAGAAGCACAAGTTTCCGAAAAACTATTTAATGTGTTGGCAACGGGAACAAAATTTTCAGGTTCAATTGCCTTTCAAAATCAATTAGTTGTAAATGGTCATTTTGAAGGCCAGATCTATTCGAATGAGGGAACACTTATTATTGGAGAAAAGGCAGTTGTGCATGCTCAAGTTGAGGTAGGCAGTGTTTTAATTTCAGGACAATTTTCTGGTAACATTCATGCTGCTGATTTAACAGAGCTTAAAAATGGATCTGAGGTTTTTGGGGATGTTAAAACCCGCCGATTAAAGGTTGAGGAAGGCTCGATTCTTAGTGGAAAGTGCGAATGCACAGCCAAATCGCTCCGAGATAGATAG
- a CDS encoding Kdo hydroxylase family protein, translating into MDIYSLEHPVIQFEADRWDAEFSKEIQEKAIESLENGSVLFFPRLNFSLLPEETKFLEPSWVSGAKNISYDPRNSSLKGVEGKTEDLKLLSGMLKRYAQKTKEFLHLLFPFYGSSLRIARTSFRPVEISGRPTSPRKDDTRLHVDAFPSSPTGGERILRVFSNINPSGKPRSWRIGEPFPQYLKHLLPQLESPTPGKRFLLYALGITKGYRSLYDHYMLQLHDKGKLDLQYQKNSPQVAFDFPAGSTWIVFTDQVLHAVDKGQFLLEQTFHIKIEALKHPEKSPLKLLEAALNKKLVSV; encoded by the coding sequence ATGGATATTTATTCTTTAGAGCATCCTGTCATACAATTTGAAGCGGACCGTTGGGATGCGGAATTTTCAAAAGAGATACAGGAAAAGGCAATAGAATCCCTGGAAAATGGCTCTGTCCTCTTTTTTCCCAGGCTCAATTTTTCTCTTTTACCTGAAGAGACAAAATTTCTTGAGCCTTCTTGGGTTAGTGGAGCAAAAAATATTAGCTATGATCCAAGGAATTCTAGCCTCAAAGGTGTTGAAGGAAAGACAGAGGATCTTAAATTGCTCAGTGGGATGCTCAAACGATATGCCCAAAAGACAAAGGAATTTCTTCATCTGCTTTTCCCTTTTTATGGCTCTTCATTAAGAATAGCCCGCACAAGTTTTCGGCCGGTAGAAATTTCTGGTCGACCAACTTCGCCAAGAAAAGATGATACAAGACTTCATGTGGATGCCTTCCCATCTAGCCCCACGGGAGGAGAAAGGATATTGAGAGTTTTTTCTAATATAAACCCCAGTGGTAAACCAAGAAGTTGGAGAATTGGAGAGCCTTTTCCGCAATATCTCAAACACCTTCTTCCTCAACTAGAATCCCCTACCCCTGGTAAACGCTTTCTTCTTTATGCTCTTGGAATAACTAAAGGATATAGAAGTCTATACGACCATTACATGCTCCAGCTTCATGATAAAGGAAAACTCGATTTGCAATATCAAAAAAATTCTCCTCAGGTGGCCTTCGATTTCCCAGCAGGAAGTACTTGGATTGTTTTTACAGATCAAGTACTACATGCAGTAGATAAAGGGCAGTTTCTCCTAGAACAAACATTTCATATTAAAATAGAAGCTTTGAAACATCCTGAGAAATCCCCTCTCAAACTCCTGGAAGCTGCGCTCAACAAAAAGTTAGTATCAGTTTAA
- the rpmB gene encoding 50S ribosomal protein L28 — MSRICPIHGIRPAKGRRIIRKGKAKKKGGIGLHTTGNTPRLFLPNLRKKSIFVPELGRKVKIRVSAKGLKTMMKRGVFPLLKENGLI; from the coding sequence ATGTCTAGAATTTGTCCAATTCATGGTATTCGACCTGCTAAAGGTAGGAGAATCATCAGAAAAGGGAAAGCTAAAAAGAAGGGAGGTATAGGCTTACATACCACGGGGAATACGCCACGGTTGTTCCTTCCAAATTTAAGAAAAAAAAGTATTTTCGTTCCAGAGTTGGGAAGGAAAGTTAAAATACGGGTCTCTGCAAAAGGATTAAAAACCATGATGAAAAGAGGAGTTTTTCCTCTCCTAAAGGAAAATGGATTGATTTAA
- the rpsR gene encoding 30S ribosomal protein S18: MGRNSGNLKEKKRKKRALTTPKVVKKRVDIDAEAIDFRNVELLKRYVTENGRILPRRITGLPAKLHRRLTREIKRARNVLLMK, translated from the coding sequence ATGGGTAGAAACAGTGGTAATTTAAAGGAAAAAAAGAGGAAAAAGAGAGCGTTAACAACTCCCAAAGTTGTTAAAAAAAGAGTGGACATCGATGCAGAAGCTATAGATTTTAGAAATGTTGAGCTACTTAAAAGATATGTAACCGAAAACGGAAGAATTCTTCCAAGAAGAATTACAGGGCTGCCTGCAAAACTTCATAGGCGACTAACTAGGGAGATAAAAAGGGCTCGAAACGTTTTGTTGATGAAATAA
- a CDS encoding TraR/DksA family transcriptional regulator — MRKKKKKTEEKTEPAANEKVAKQKESTVQSNAMSNFENLSNASNEVTISFDKGDNINPNLKIADLSEEEKKAFLQLQKERLLDLREQIIEQMEGVSSDVLKSRPEGGESTGFGVHQADAGTDVYDRDFALSLLSQENDSLFEIDESLKRIEENTYGVCQMCGKPIPIIRLLAIPYARFDIDCQRQFEKEKMYQLRKRWESVPQFADTEELLEEEHGEEEEEKKEKND, encoded by the coding sequence ATGAGAAAGAAAAAGAAAAAAACAGAAGAAAAGACCGAACCTGCCGCAAATGAAAAGGTAGCAAAGCAAAAAGAAAGTACTGTACAATCTAATGCTATGTCAAACTTTGAGAATTTAAGCAATGCATCTAATGAAGTAACTATCTCCTTTGACAAAGGAGATAATATTAATCCAAATCTTAAAATTGCTGATTTATCTGAAGAAGAAAAAAAAGCATTTTTGCAGCTTCAAAAAGAACGGCTTTTAGACTTGAGGGAACAAATCATTGAGCAAATGGAAGGGGTTTCTTCGGATGTTTTAAAATCGAGGCCCGAAGGTGGAGAATCTACTGGGTTTGGTGTCCACCAAGCAGATGCTGGTACCGACGTGTATGACCGAGATTTTGCACTTAGCTTGCTATCTCAAGAAAATGATTCTCTTTTTGAAATTGACGAAAGTCTAAAGAGAATAGAAGAAAATACCTATGGAGTTTGTCAAATGTGTGGCAAACCAATTCCTATCATCCGCCTGCTAGCTATTCCGTATGCCCGGTTTGATATCGACTGCCAACGTCAATTTGAAAAAGAAAAGATGTATCAACTTAGAAAAAGATGGGAATCTGTACCTCAATTTGCAGATACTGAAGAGCTCTTAGAAGAGGAACATGGAGAGGAAGAAGAAGAAAAAAAAGAAAAAAATGATTAA